From a region of the Phaseolus vulgaris cultivar G19833 chromosome 6, P. vulgaris v2.0, whole genome shotgun sequence genome:
- the LOC137833566 gene encoding sugar transport protein 12-like: MRLSRCGISNSFISAGSSGTKNYPEKLTFRVFITCLVAAFGGLIFGYDLGISGGVTSMDPFLNKFFPEVYEKENNVKASDNQYCKFDSQTLFTSSLYLAALVASVLASTVTRVFGRRITMISGGVLFLAGAGLNAFAEHVWMLIVGRMLLGFGIGCANQSVPIYVSEVAPYKYRGALNMMFQLAITIGIFVANVLNYIFAKMENGEGWRYSLGFAGVPAIMIIIGAIFLPDSPSSLIERGLDEKAKNELIKIRGTTDIEEEFGDLVAARESSKAVKHPWTSLLNRQYRPQLTFAIAIPFFQQLTGMNVIVFYAPVLFKTIGFGATASLMFAMITGGCNAIATLVSIFTVDKFGRRTLFLEGGIQMFICQIVITIAIACKFGLDGNPRILPKWYAIVVVCGICMYVAGFAWSWGPLRWLVPSEIFPLEVRSAAQSINVSVNMIFTFAIAQIFTAMLCHMKFGLFIFFACFVIVMSTFIYKFLPETKGVPIEEMHVVWQTHPYWKKFVKPDDVRPISDEC; encoded by the exons atgaggttgag tcgatgtgggatctccaacagttTCATCTCAGCTGGTTCATCTGGAACAAAGAATTATCCTGAAAAGTTGACATTTAGAGTTTTCATAACATGTTTGGTGGCTGCATTTGGAGGTTTAATATTTGGCTATGATCTTGGCATATCTG GTGGTGTGACATCCATGGATCCCTTTCTCAATAAGTTCTTTCCAGAAGTGTATGAGAAGGAGAACAACGTAAAGGCCTCCGATAATCAGTATTGCAAATTCGATAGCCAGACATTGTTCACATCATCTCTGTATTTGGCTGCTTTGGTTGCGTCAGTGTTAGCATCCACTGTCACTCGAGTATTCGGAAGACGCATCACCATGATCTCTGGAGGTGTGCTCTTTCTTGCAGGTGCTGGATTGAATGCTTTTGCTGAACATGTTTGGATGCTCATTGTTGGTCGAATGTTACTTGGTTTTGGAATCGGGTGTGCCAATCAG TCTGTGCCGATATATGTGTCTGAGGTTGCTCCATACAAATATAGAGGAGCCCTTAACATGATGTTCCAATTGGCAATTACTATTGGCATCTTTGTGGCCAATGTTCTTAACTACATTTTTGCCAAAATGGAGAATGGAGAAGGGTGGCGTTATAGCTTAGGTTTTGCAGGAGTCCCGGCTATCATGATTATCATTGGTGCAATATTTCTTCCCGATTCACCAAGCTCTTTGATTGAACGTGGTCTTGATGAGAAGGCTAAGAATGAACTTATAAAGATTCGAGGAACTACAGATATCGAGGAGGAGTTTGGGGATCTGGTGGCAGCGAGAGAATCTTCAAAAGCAGTTAAACACCCTTGGACCTCTTTATTAAATAGACAATATAGACCTCAACTCACATTTGCCATAGCCATTCCCTTCTTCCAACAACTCACTGGCATGAATGTGATAGTGTTTTATGCTCCTGTCTTGTTCAAAACCATTGGTTTTGGAGCCACTGCTTCTCTTATGTTTGCCATGATCACTGGAGGTTGCAATGCAATTGCCACCCTTGTTTCCATATTCACAGTTGACAAGTTCGGGAGACGAACTCTTTTCTTAGAAGGAGGGATACAAATGTTTATTTGTCAAATTGTGATAACTATAGCAATTGCATGCAAATTTGGACTTGATGGAAACCCAAGAATATTGCCAAAGTGGTATGCTATAGTGGTTGTATGTGGGATATGTATGTATGTGGCAGGATTTGCATGGTCATGGGGTCCTCTAAGGTGGTTGGTTCCAAGTGAGATCTTCCCACTTGAAGTGCGTTCAGCTGCACAAAGTATTAACGTCTCAGTGAACATGATATTCACCTTTGCTATTGCTCAAATTTTCACAGCAATGCTTTGTCACATGAAGTTTGGATTGTTCATTTTCTTTGCATGCTTTGTGATTGTGATGAGCACATTCATTTACAAGTTTCTCCCAGAGACCAAAGGAGTTCCCATTGAAGAAATGCATGTTGTGTGGCAGACTCATCCTTATTGGAAGAAATTTGTTAAACCTGATGATGTGAGACCTATTAGTGACGAGTGTTAG
- the LOC137832339 gene encoding acyl carrier protein 1, chloroplastic-like gives MASIMQSSMSFVSVSNQALVSGTRISHPSSVSLSIKGRNFPSITLQPRGRRFQFRCAAKPETVKKVCDIVKKQLALSEDSTVTGESKFAALGADSLDTVEIVMGLEEEFGITVEEDSAQSISTVQDAAEMIDKLLESKA, from the exons ATGGCTTCCATCATGCAATCTTCCATGTCCTTCGTCTCTGTTTCTAATCAAGCactg GTCTCTGGCACCAGGATCTCCCATCCAAGTTCAGTTTCCCTTTCCATTAAGGGCAGAAATTTTCCATCCATTACATTGCAGCCCAGAGGACGTCGGTTTCAATTTAGATGCGCG GCAAAACCAGAGACAGTGAAGAAGGTGTGTGACATTGTCAAGAAGCAATTGGCACTGTCAGAGGATTCAACTGTTACAGGAGAGTCTAAATTTGCTGCTCTTGGAGCTGATTCTCTTGATACG GTTGAGATTGTAATGGGACTCGAGGAAGAATTTGGTATCACTGTGGAAGAAGACAGCGCCCAGAGCATCTCCACCGTTCAAGATGCAGCTGAAATGATTGATAAGCTTCTTGAAAGCAAGGCTTAA
- the LOC137832341 gene encoding vesicle-associated protein 1-3-like, with amino-acid sequence MATDLLLIHPSHITFRFELKKQSCCVVRLTNHDSHYVAFKVKTTSPKKYCVRPTVGIVQPHGTADFTVTMQAQRTAPPDFNCKDKFLVQSAVVPAGTTEDDISSDLFVKDSGRLVEEKKLRVVLVTPSSSPENGDLSQDPPIQMPSPLTVEKSLEVTQGLEEDGTDRGTVPRLVEKEGDMKQVNDIEKLSFHKDFKELQSRLSIMDAKLREAEGTIVKLNEEKCRNTREKNLLKQELEMMKKKIKIKRAQEGFPFLFVCVVSLVSMAVGYYIHP; translated from the exons ATGGCCACGGACCTTCTCCTAATTCATCCTTCTCACATCACTTTTCGCT TTGAATTGAAGAAACAGAGTTGCTGCGTCGTTCGTCTCACCAACCACGATTCTCACTATGTTGCATTCAAG GTCAAAACGACGTCGCCCAAGAAATACTGCGTCAGGCCAACCGTCGGCATTGTCCAACCCCACGGAACAGCTGATTTCACCG TTACTATGCAGGCTCAGCGCACAGCCCCACCAGATTTCAACTGCAAAGACAAGTTCCTCGTTCAAAGCGCGGTTGTCCCCGCTGGAACAACCGAGGATGACATCTCCTCTGACCTG TTTGTGAAAGATAGTGGAAGGCTTGTCGAGGAGAAGAAGCTGAGGGTGGTCCTCGTTACCCCATCTTCTTCCCCTGAAAATGGAGATTTGAGCCAAGATCCACCCATCCAAATGCCTTCCCCCCTTACA GTTGAAAAAAGTTTGGAAGTGACCCAGGGTTTGGAGGAGGATGGAACGGACAGGGGTACTGTTCCAAGACTAGTTGAGAAGGAGGGGGACATGAAACAAGTAAATGATATTGAGAAATTGAGTTTTCATAAGGATTTCAAGGAATTGCAGTCAAGGTTGAGTATAATGGATGCAAAGCTAAGAGAG GCCGAAGGAACCATCGTGAAGTTGAATGAAGAGAAGTGCAGGAACACCCGAGAAAAAAATTTGCTCAAGCAAGAGCTG gagatgatgaagaagaaaatcaaaattaaaagagctcAGGAGGGTTTCccctttttgtttgtttgtgtgGTTTCGCTTGTCAGTATGGCAGTCGGATATTATATTCATCCATAA